The nucleotide sequence CAAAATTCTTATATGCAGAATTATATCCGAGCTATGATGGAAAAACTTTATTATAAACAAAGCAACTTATCCAGTGGATATGATTCTTGCGAGGTTCATCTTCCTGAGCTATGATTTGTATAATTGTATTGTGTCGTGTGTGCTTCTGACCTGGGTTTTTCGGAAGAAGAATATGTGGGAGGAAAAGACTAGGAAGTTTGTGAAGGTGCAAGATGAAAATTAGTGAATTTGTTGAAACTACTACATATAGTTTGCTAAAAGCATTTTTAATAAAGCTTTATGATAAATTTCCTTTGCTTGATTAAATTTAGAATTTTCAGACAACCACCTCGGAATTTAAGAGCATTGTATCATTAACACTGCTACTCTTTCCATGTTTGCAGCCCTTTCTTCTTACTTTGATAATTACATAAATTACAGCAATAATGATGCATGATAAAGATTATCTTTATTGTAGTCAAtaattttgctaggttatccacTCAGAAACAGATCCTCATGTTGTTTCAGGGAATAAAGGGTCCGTCCTGCTGATGTGACCGTGACAGTGGAAGAGTTCTTCGAGTGGTTGCAGAATGCAATGCAGTCCGGCATGTTTGAAGCCAACAGCCAACAGCATAGCAAATGAGAGCCCTTCTCCCAGAATTGGCAGTTGCTTCAAGAACAGCTTCTAACAAGAAGAAAGGTCCTATGAAACCCTGTAAAAAACATGACCACCTTATCCTATTAGCCATAACAACACTCCTAATCCTGCTTGAACAGATGATTACTTCGACCGGGTTGCGTCATCTGCAGTCACTGATGCTAAACTATGCTAGTGTGGAAATCCAATCCAGCAAGATTTAGACTTTATGCAAGTCTAGTGGTTGAAGATTTATACTTATGTTGTAAGGTACTGTTGAGAATCATTTTCTGGCTGTGCAACAAAGGATGTCAAAGTATCATGAGACACTTTTCAGTGTTAGACAGTATGCATGAAGTTGATCTGTGTCAGACTAATGAGTTGGCttgtttctttttgaagtatgtATTCAGAGCAAGTTGAAATGTATGGTCATTGGAGACTTTGCCTGTGGTGATGATGGAATAAGCAATGAAGTAATAGAGTGCAGTGAGACCAGCTGCAAACAAGTGTTTTTTGTTGTCAAAGAGCACAGAAATCCATCAAGATGCTAATGTTTTTTTGGTTTTGATTTCATGTACAAATAAATCCAAGCTATAGGTAGGTTTTCACTGAACTTGAATTTAAATACATGAGAAATGTAGCACTCCACTATGCATCAACAAATGCCAAATCATTAGAAGCACACTGTTTGGAATGCTGTCAAATCACTACAACCTTCTTGCGGTACTTATATATTAGTTTCTCGCGTTAAAGAATACTTGCAGCACTTAATTAAGCACCCgagtaaagagagagagagagagagagagagttgtcggCATTCTCTGTGCATGATGTACATCATCACCGGCCCTTGTCATCTGCATCGACGACGCCTGCGGTGCCTGCGAGCATCAAGTACTTGTCTTTCCGGGTGAGGCTGGTGCAGTGGAAGCCCAGAAGCCGTCCGATCTCGCCTTGCAGATGGTTGGCCATCTGGTAGCTGCTGCAGACCTCACCGGCGATGGAGCCGGTGGGCACCCTCCCCATGAACTCCACCTCGTAGCACGGGAAGGGGTTCATGAGGAAGAACAAGGGGTCCAGGAACTTGAGCTTGTTGGTGCTGGTGCCGTAGAACATGGTGACCGAGGTCTCCGACGCCACCGGCGTGACCTCCCGGCTCACCTCCGTGAACAGTGGGCTGAACCGGAGCAGGTACGGCTCGCGGCACGTTGTCCCCTCGGGGCACACCACGACGAGTTCCCCTTCCTCGAGCAGCTGCTTCATCCTCCTCTTGTCCTCCTCCCTGTTCCTCGTCAGCCGGACGGTCCTGATGGGGGAGATCCACTCGCTGATGCGGCTGACGCTGTAGGTGGTGGCGGTGACGTTGCGGCGGAGGGCGGCGGCGATGACGAGGGGGTCGAGGAGGGTGCGGTGGTTGGTGATGTAGAGCCGGCTGCTccttgcctcctcctcctcctcctccttgcggGGGGAAGGAGAGGAGGTGACGACCCGGTTGCGCATGCCAAGGAGGGCGAGCAAAGGGATGGAGAGAACGTAGGGGAGGAGGATGAAGCTGAGGGCGCGGGCGGAGGCGAGGAGGAAGCCGAGGGGAAGCCACACGAACATGCACAGTGCGGCGAGCGGGGTCGGCCTGAAGGCGATTCTGCCGTCGTGGAACACCAGCGGCTTCGGGTACTTGGAGCTTGGCAGCGGATGCCACCTTCTCTTCTCGGCTTCGCTCACCGAGTACACTTCCTGAGACCAAACCCCAAGTCATGAAACGAGCACGTTTGGCTCGAGCCATTTATCTTACTATAAATTGGGTCCTTTTTATCTTATATAATGTGTTGCTGTGGATAGCATAGATTTTGTTGACCGACCTCACAATGGGAGAAGAGACGTTGCTTGCGAAGAGAATTGGGATAGCTTCCGAATCCAACAGCCCCGCCTTTCCCCACCTTCTCATCTCCGAGCAGCTCCTCCAAAGCCAAGCTTGCcttcgtctcctcctcctcctccaccatcaACCCGGTGTAGTACCCGCCGAACACCTTCAACTCCCTCCCCAACACCACCTCCACGTCCAAATACCCCTGCAGAAACTCTTCCACCATTACGGTTGGCATGGAGCTGACACacaccctcctccctcctctcctcaCCACCTCAAACCCTTCCAAACCAACCTCCTCCAGGAAGAACTTGGGCAGCACAGCTCTGCCAACCCTAAATTTGTCCTTCCTCAGTCCTAGGAAGCACACCATGACCATGACCCTCAGCCCCACCTCATGGCTCAGGCAAGAGATCAGAGGGCACAGAATCAAGAGAAGCAGCCCCCTCAATAGCCCTCCTGCCTCCAGTGCCACCAGCATGAAGTATGGGAACGTGGAGGATGTCCTGAGGAGCCCTCCCTCCATATCACAAACTATGGTTTTGCCGGACAGCTTTTCCGGCGGAGGATGCTTCTGTGTCCTCCCATAGCTTGCGTAGGAAGTCCTCAGCCTCCTTATCGAGAACTTGTAGATCAAGTAAAG is from Musa acuminata AAA Group cultivar baxijiao chromosome BXJ3-8, Cavendish_Baxijiao_AAA, whole genome shotgun sequence and encodes:
- the LOC135645805 gene encoding probable glycerol-3-phosphate acyltransferase 3, producing the protein MNSKSLLKSLYLIYKFSIRRLRTSYASYGRTQKHPPPEKLSGKTIVCDMEGGLLRTSSTFPYFMLVALEAGGLLRGLLLLILCPLISCLSHEVGLRVMVMVCFLGLRKDKFRVGRAVLPKFFLEEVGLEGFEVVRRGGRRVCVSSMPTVMVEEFLQGYLDVEVVLGRELKVFGGYYTGLMVEEEEETKASLALEELLGDEKVGKGGAVGFGSYPNSLRKQRLFSHCEEVYSVSEAEKRRWHPLPSSKYPKPLVFHDGRIAFRPTPLAALCMFVWLPLGFLLASARALSFILLPYVLSIPLLALLGMRNRVVTSSPSPRKEEEEEEARSSRLYITNHRTLLDPLVIAAALRRNVTATTYSVSRISEWISPIRTVRLTRNREEDKRRMKQLLEEGELVVVCPEGTTCREPYLLRFSPLFTEVSREVTPVASETSVTMFYGTSTNKLKFLDPLFFLMNPFPCYEVEFMGRVPTGSIAGEVCSSYQMANHLQGEIGRLLGFHCTSLTRKDKYLMLAGTAGVVDADDKGR